A window from Acidithiobacillus sp. encodes these proteins:
- a CDS encoding NUDIX hydrolase, with amino-acid sequence MIWTPHVTVATVVEDNGRFLLVEEMVDGRRCFNQPAGHWDPGETLLDAVVRETLEETGYVFQPEYLTGIYHWEYPAKNLTYLRFAFGGRLGPRDMQRALDTGIIGPVWLTPEEMTARGGEMRSVMVWRCMADYQAGKRYPLDLLHTV; translated from the coding sequence ATGATTTGGACGCCGCATGTGACAGTAGCCACTGTCGTAGAGGATAACGGCCGTTTTCTGCTCGTAGAAGAGATGGTGGATGGGCGGCGTTGCTTCAATCAGCCCGCCGGCCACTGGGACCCCGGTGAAACGCTGTTGGATGCGGTCGTCCGCGAGACCCTGGAGGAAACGGGCTACGTCTTCCAGCCGGAATATCTGACCGGTATCTATCACTGGGAATATCCTGCGAAAAACCTGACTTACCTGCGCTTCGCCTTCGGCGGACGCCTTGGCCCCCGTGATATGCAGCGTGCCCTGGATACAGGCATCATCGGCCCGGTCTGGCTGACCCCGGAGGAGATGACGGCGCGTGGGGGGGAGATGCGTAGCGTCATGGTCTGGCGCTGTATGGCCGATTACCAGGCGGGCAAGCGCTATCCACTGGATTTGCTGCACACGGTCTGA